The Lolium rigidum isolate FL_2022 chromosome 1, APGP_CSIRO_Lrig_0.1, whole genome shotgun sequence region TCATCAGATGGTTGCACTCACTGACTCGAGGACAAACTCAGAAAAGCTCATGGATATGAAGATGGATAGTAGTCACAATGTTAACAGGGCCTCTCACTCACAGAGAAATTACGAGGAAGTTAACCAGATGGACATCGATGACAGATCTACTTCCATAGAGAATATAACTCATATCATAAGAGACAAGAAGAGGTACGTAAACCAGCAGGTGATACATGAAACAGACATAGATGTGCAGAATGCTACACATGCTGATGTTTCTACAGTTTGTGCTAGTGATATTTCTATTTCGAAGAGCTCACGCAATCATTCTGAAACTAGAGCAGATGTTAACTCTATTTCTAACACGAGTCTGATTGACCGGGCAAGGGTCCAGCAAGAACAAATCCATCAAAACAAGGTCCTTGCTAGCGATAGGACAATTGTTAGGGATTCACGGAGTAATCATGACACTGGAGTGTATGGTCAAGTTCACTCGGTCTCAGTTATTGGCAGCACAAAAGAGATGCAAGAACAAATGGAACTTACTAAGGGTCATACAAACAATGCTGCTACGACAAGTACTTCAGAAAGCCACATTGAAACAAGAACAGATGGTCGATTTCATCCGTCCTCATCTGTACATACTGCTAGTGGCATGAAGGAACAAACTGATCTTACCAAGATCCACGCTGGTGACACTGTGGTTGTTAGCAGTTCTCATAACCGAAGTGATAATCAGGCTCAAAGGATTTCAGCTGTCAATCTTGTGGAGTCTAGGGATAGCCGTGAAAATAGTGATCTGCAAATTACACAAGGCTCCAGTGAAAGAAGCGATCAAGTAAGGACTACATTTTCTGAATCCTCTCAAGACTCTAGAGGAATACTGACAAGAGTAGAAGAAACTGGGAGATTCATGAACCATAACACAGCTTTGAACTTGCAGCAGACAGGCAGCAGCAGAATCTCTGATGACAAAGATATTACTGGTTTGGGGATCGAGAGCAGCGGCGAGGCATCCGACATCAATATGGATATGGAGGAAAGAGGAACAATACTAGGAAGGACTGAACCTACTGCAATACAGAGTTTACCAGGTGGTTCATCTGCCAGAAAGTCTGTCAACGAAAGCATGTTAGAATCAGCTGCTCGATTAGAGAAATCATCTACATTTCATGTAGGGCAATTTGTTGGTGAGCTCCAAAGAGATGCCTCAGATGCAGATACTACTTTAACAAAGAAAAATGAGAAGTCCATAATGGAAGGTACAACGAGATCTTCATCCAGGTCCAGAATGAAGGGGCCATCAGATGAGATTTGGGATGTTCAAAGTGCTACTTCCCAAGAGACCTTTAAGACGGCCGATAAGGAAGAAGGATCCTCAGCTGATGGAGGTGCAAACTCAGCCTCTCAGACACCCAAAAATGAAACTGCTATTGCTAAAAAAGTTCACAGGTCACTTTGGGCCTATGTTGCGGACATAGTCCGTCTTGGTTGGGTTCAGCGTGGTGAATCTCACGACTCTAGCAACAAATCATTTAAGAAAAGTTCATCCAGTAATTCTCAGAGCACGGAGGGTTGGCTGTCAACTCAGGGGCATGATAATGACAGCATTCAAAAGAGAAACTGGAGTATCAAGCCAAACGATCATCAGTTGGTGAAGTCCCACACCACAGAATCAGAATCCATAGTAGCATCAACACTAAAGGAGGAAAGCATGCCTACAGGTACACAAGGTTTGCAAATATCAACCTCTGGCAAATCTGAAGTAGGTAGATACAAAGGAGACTTTGTACCCAGAATTTCCAAGGGTGATATTCAGATATCAGGGGAGAGGGCAAAACAGTCTGAAGTAGGTGCATCACCCAAAGAAAATACCATGGGACACTCGGCTGAGGATAGCATATCAACTTCGGTAGATGACACAATAGGACAGACACTTGGAGATGAAGTGGCAAGCTTGTCCAGGATCACAACCCAGGTTTCTTCTGAAATTAATGCTGGAAAAGGAGTTTCAGCCGGCACCTCTTCTATGACCGCTAAACCCGAGGAAGCTTGTCGCAATGATGGTTCAGATAGCTGGAGATATGAACCTTCAGTCGCTATAACACCTTACCATGTCCCTCAGACCCAGACAATGATACCACATGAGCATACCTCATCTGCTTCGTTTGAATCAACGGAATTGCCCAC contains the following coding sequences:
- the LOC124707680 gene encoding tRNA(adenine(34)) deaminase, chloroplastic produces the protein MKGPSDEIWDVQSATSQETFKTADKEEGSSADGGANSASQTPKNETAIAKKVHRSLWAYVADIVRLGWVQRGESHDSSNKSFKKSSSSNSQSTEGWLSTQGHDNDSIQKRNWSIKPNDHQLVKSHTTESESIVASTLKEESMPTGTQGLQISTSGKSEVGRYKGDFVPRISKGDIQISGERAKQSEVGASPKENTMGHSAEDSISTSVDDTIGQTLGDEVASLSRITTQVSSEINAGKGVSAGTSSMTAKPEEACRNDGSDSWRYEPSVAITPYHVPQTQTMIPHEHTSSASFESTELPTGGSTRLEEKIFVRKTPEIIRTEVKDAELSRRKIQRNKQVLKETFEDWEEAYQHDAKQRKTDELFMREALLEAQRAADIWEVPVGAVLVHNGEIIARGCNLVEDLRDSTAHAEIVCIREASSKLKTWRLADTTLYVTLEPCAMCAGAILQARVDTVVWGAPNKLLGADGSWVRLFPGDAQTSTLDPANQNQTAGPVHPFHPKIIVRRGVLSTECSEIMQQFFQLRRKKKQRPESPPRARLSGHHHHPIKFFTKMHHMFGTAFCL